In Prunus dulcis chromosome 2, ALMONDv2, whole genome shotgun sequence, a single genomic region encodes these proteins:
- the LOC117617519 gene encoding zinc finger C3H1 domain-containing protein isoform X3, translating into MEDEAMQTAPEPPNKSPNSELSPHPAKIREEGELSSDDDDENTICSVPHSTASSVPTSGAMLVPPMNKFTQGTQEGKALSGNVLASSADIRSQTSIQPTSQKINDKNRIPLKSATPGWRAPLGANDDLVIRFSDDDSDSGEKEHRIEKARETKSHVTGVVANGKPPTSSFARSNILRQTARNVDKVMPKKMSMNRTFISSMTGIRGVDSRDSGPSSVNQGSRVRNFNSMNKNVVSRERGYDQGVGLNNSKLQDLRQQIALRESELKLKSAQRTKESITHEASKSSARYSDVIEGEPKEPDKKRMKVGGSFSTQLSALGPQDIPVAKSTLSSKLPAVENNNPLEIVKIDHGQKGILIGPTESSIEKSKSQNDKHVAGILEKIPSGVKYGAGIDTKCIQSSGGSKMVDLYDTLNQGASQEIMTCNNLPKNLNTVELNQTNGDGGHLKPGSFLKKSTSGKNRLRSADHQEVIASDKKLDPSYNICQASLNNASLWNCFGNANVTANGDIHSLVEMEENLDKDLEEAQEHRRRCEIEEKKALKAYRKAQRDLLQANVRCTDLYRQRELYSANLRSFIMDNSSLIWSSRQNEQAGIGLDLANNVSENVDLIPTSGHQMHPEDDGCNPAACDSNIQCVNNARIHTSYKHLSEQNMGIEPCSEPDSSTSEPVPLLGNNGADGICSPSNELNNSADEDEDEARFSFENESVQPNVLCHKNTDFGNKQKEMDKESNRKMSIDSPQDPVLLERMLRSKLFATLGTKTLSKNSSSCNNTEEHGAENDVRSEKPQEIKGSFPFSEAERNHEGTDGQEKSSSEAPLEIQREHSVENISVNCHSNSYSEDRLYLSGNILRSTFGYMKVICPKYFIEHEAISQQSPTCINSEKVQFSNVMVEPLKETRVKLARREVGTYSTSPAIDPFWPLCMYELRGKCNNDECPWQHVKDYCNTNMHQHQHDNSGSADCQVGLTLHKKKCDDSAKVPWYNNAMTSPTYLVGLGIMKAELHSYEPVLARRNGQWWKKCFSLFLVLSNLFRKDVPEDVPFLHGNDGHMEFPSQLTQALADNDQYLEMALLIFSQEANELEGLRKALPVLSRALEADPTSIILWIFYLLIYYSNMKSVGKDDMFSCAVKYNDRSYELWLMCINSRMQLDDRLVTYDVALSALCRHATASDIDGTYASACTLDLCLQMMDCLCMSGNIEKAIQKTFGLFPTATNFDEPNSLSLSDILTCLTFYDKCILGVCCVYLVIYRKLPDAVVQQFECQKELFEIEWPSIQLMDNEKQRATMLMETVVDSVDSYVKIESLEKSEFNIRVAHFFALNHLRCMAALGSLERCGHLLDKYLTLYPSCVELVLISARTHKHDLGDSHFERFEEALSHWPKEVPGVQCIWNQYVEYALQNGRYDFSKEVMDRWFRSVWKVHYLQIGTLDEMNCDNSDRSQGLASNSIQQTLSSNPKQMDIMFGYLNLSLHNLLQNDHSEARLALDRALNAAVPEYFKHCVREHALFMLTDESLLKENGSISGIQKILEQYLGDAPAFPTSEPLSRKFVNNIKKPRVRQLVSNVFSPLSSDFSVVNSVLEVWYGPSLLPEKFSEQKNLVDFVEAILDITPSNYQLAISVCKMLSSGSNASDVTSLSALFWASSNLVSAIFHAVPIPPEYVWVEAAEVLGNIASVEAISERFYKRALSVYPFSVKLWKSYSILSMMTTGNTNTVVEAAKEKGIELG; encoded by the exons ATGGAGGACGAAGCTATGCAGACGGCACCAGAGCCTCCGAACAAGAGCCCTAACTCGGAGCTCTCTCCCCATCCTGCCAAAATCAGGGAAGAAGGCGAGCTGTCTTCCGACGATGACGAC GAAAATACCATTTGTTCCGTTCCACATTCCACTGCTAGCAGTGTACCCACTTCAGGGGCCATGCTGGTTCCACCAATGAACAAGTTCACCCAAGGTACTCAAGAGG GTAAGGCTCTATCTGGAAATGTTCTTGCAAGCTCTGCTGATATTCGGTCCCAAACATCCATACAACCTACTTCCCAGAAAATCAATGATAAAAACCGAATACCATTAAAATCTGCCACACCAGGATGGCGTGCCCCTCTGGGCGCCAATGATGATCTTGTGATACGCTTCTCAGATGATGACAGTGATTCTGGAGAAAAAGAGCACAGGATAGAAAAAGCCAGGGAAACGAAAAGTCATGTGACTGGAGTGGTAGCCAATGGAAAACCACCTACTTCATCATTTGCCAGATCAAACATTTTACGACAGACAGCCAGGAATGTGGATAAAGTAATGCCCAAAAAAATGTCTATGAATCGTACTTTTATCTCATCGATGACCGGAATCCGTGGAGTTGATTCTAGGGATTCTGGACCTTCATCAGTTAATCAAGGATCTCGAGTTAGAAATTTTAATTCCATGAACAAAAATGTAGTGAGCCGAGAGCGTGGATATGATCAAGGTGTGGGCTTGAACAATAGTAAACTTCAGGACTTGCGGCAGCAGATTGCACTCCGGGAAAGCGAACTAAAGCTTAAGTCTGCCCAGAGAACTAAGGAATCAATTACACATGAAGCTAGTAAATCCAGTGCGAGATATTCTGATGTAATAGAGGGAGAACCAAAAGAGCCAGATAAGAAACGTATGAAAGTTGGTGGCTCTTTTTCCACCCAGCTAAGTGCACTTGGCCCACAAGATATACCTGTTGCAAAATCTACTTTATCATCTAAACTCCCAGCAGTGGAAAACAATAATCCACTGGAGATAGTTAAGATCGATCATGGCCAGAAAGGAATTTTAATAGGTCCAACAGAGTCAAGCATTGAAAAATCGAAAAGTCAAAATGATAAACATGTTGCTGGTATATTGGAAAAAATTCCTAGTGGAGTGAAATATG GTGCTGGCATCGATACTAAATGCATCCAGTCCAGTGGGGGGAGTAAGATGGTTGATCTTTATGATACACTAAACCAGGGGGCATCACAAGAAATTATGACTTGCAATAATTTGCCAAAGAACTTA AACACTGTGGAGTTGAATCAAACAAATGGGGATGGTGGCCATCTAAAACCAGGTTCCTTCTTgaaaaaatcaacatcagGAAAGAATCGACTGAGGAGTGCTGACCATCAGGAAGTCATAGCCAGTGACAAGAAACTTGATCCCTCCTACAATATATGTCAG GCATCTCTAAACAATGCAAGCCTGTGGAATTGTTTTGGTAATGCAAATGTCACAGCAAATGGTGACATACATTCCTTGGTTGAAATGGAGGAAAACCTGGATAAGGATCTGGAGGAAGCACAAGAGCATAGGAGAAGGtgtgaaattgaagaaaaaaaagctcTAAAAGCTTATCGTAAAGCACAGAGGGATCTGCTTCAGGCCAATGTTAGGTGTACTGATCTATATCGTCAAAGAGAACTATATTCTGCCAACTTGCGGTCTTTTATTATGGACAATTCCAGTTTGATATGGTCCTCAAGGCAGAATGAACAAGCTGGAATTGGGTTGGATCTCGCTAATAATGTGTCTGAAAATGTGGATCTAATACCTACCTCAGGCCATCAGATGCATCCTGAGGATGATGGTTGTAACCCAGCGGCTTGTGATTCAAACATCCAATGTGTTAACAATGCTCGTATTCACACATCATACAAGCATTTAAGCGAACAAAACATGGGGATAGAACCATGCAGTGAACCAGATTCTAGCACATCAGAGCCAGTGCCTCTTCTGGGAAATAATGGTGCAGATGGAATTTGCTCTCCATCCAATGAACTAAATAATTCAgcagatgaagatgaagatgaagcgagattttcatttgaaaatgAATCAGTCCAACCTAATGTTCTATGTCATAAAAACACAGATTTTGGAAACAAGCAAAAGGAAATGGATAAGGaatcaaatagaaaaatgTCTATTGATAGCCCCCAGGATCCTGTGCTTCTTGAAAGAATGTTGAGGTCTAAACTATTTGCAACCCTAGGGACAAAAACCTTGTCAAAGAATAGTAGTTCATGTAATAACACGGAGGAACATGGGGCTGAAAATGATGTCAGAAGTGAAAAACCCCAAGAAATTAAAGGGAGCTTTCCCTTCTCTGAAGCGGAAAGGAATCATGAAG GCACTGATGGGCAAGAAAAAAGTTCCTCTGAGGCTCCTCTTGAGATCCAAAGAGAGCACTCCGTCGAAAATATTTCTGTGAACTGCCACTCGAATTCATATTCTGAGGATAGGCTTTACTTGAGTGGTAATATCTTGAGGAGTACTTTTGGGTATATGAAAGTCATTTgcccaaaatattttatagAACATGAAGCTATAAGTCAACAGAGTCCAACTTGTATCAATTCTGAAAAAGTCCAGTTTAGCAATGTTATGGTTGAACCACTGAAAGAGACTCGGGTGAAATTAGCTAGAAGAGAAGTTGGCACTTATAGCACTAGTCCTGCTATTGATCCCTTTTGGCCACTCTGCATGTATGAGCTTCGAGGAAAATGCAACAATGATGAGTGTCCTTGGCAACATGTTAAAGACTACTGTAACACAAATATGCATCAACATCAGCATGACAATTCTGGTAGTGCTG ATTGTCAGGTTGGATTAACATTGCATAAAAAAAAGTGTGATGATTCTGCAAAAGTCCCCTGGTATAACAATGCTATGACTTCACCAACTTATCTCGTTGGCTTAGGGATTATGAAAGCTGAGCTGCATTCATATGAACCTGTTCTAGCACGGAGAAATGGTCAATGGTGGAAGAAGTGTTTCAGCCTTTTCTTAGTGTTGTCAAATTTGTTTCGGAAAGATGTTCCTGAAGATGTCCCATTCTTGCATGGAAATGATGGTCACATGGAGTTCCCT AGTCAACTCACACAAGCTTTGGCTGACAATGATCAATATCTGGAAATGgctcttttaattttcagcCAGGAGGCTAATGAACTTGAGGGTCTGAGGAAG gCTCTCCCTGTGCTGTCACGAGCTCTTGAGGCTGATCCAACATCCATTATTCTCTGGATTTTTTATCTGCTTATTTACTATAGCAATATGAAGTCAGTAGGGAAGGATGACATGTTCTCTTGTGCG GTCAAATACAATGATCGATCTTATGAACTTTGGCTCATGTGCATCAACAGTCGGATGCAGCTTGATGACCGATTGGTAACGTATGATGTTGCTCTCTCAGCACTGTGCCGTCATGCTACTGCTTCCGACATAGATGGAACGTATGCTAGTGCATGCACCTTAGACCTATGTTTGCAAATGATGGACTGTTTATGCATGTCTGGTAACATTGAGAAGGCCATTCAGAAAACTTTTGGACTCTTCCCCACTGCCACAAATTTTGATGAGCCTAACTCTCTGTCGCTCTCTGATATACTCACATGCCTAACTTTTTATGACAAATGTATATTAGGGGTTTGTTGTGTTTACTTGGTTATTTACAGGAAACTTCCTGATGCTGTAGTGCAACAATTTGAATGTCAAAAAGAACTCTTTGAAATTGAATGGCCTTCCATTCAATTAATGGATAATGAGAAGCAAAGGGCTACCATGCTGATGGAAACGGTAGTAGATTCTGTAGATTCATACGTGAAAATTGAATCACTTGAAAAAAGTGAGTTTAATATCAGAGTGGCACATTTTTTTGCTCTCAACCACTTAAGGTGCATGGCAGCTCTTGGCAGCTTAGAAAGATGTGGCCACCTcttggataaatatcttaCTTTGTACCCATCCTGCGTAGAACTTGTTTTAATATCAGCGCGGACACATAAACATGATCTTGGGGATTCACattttgagagatttgaagaAGCCCTTAGTCACTGGCCAAAAGAAGTCCCTGGAGTCCAGTGTATTTGGAATCAATATGTTGAGTATGCCCTTCAGAATGGAAGATATGATTTTAGTAAAGAAGTTATGGACCGCTGGTTTCGTTCTGTTTGGAAGGTTCACTATCTTCAAATTGGTACGTTGGATGAAATGAATTGTGATAACTCAGATAGATCGCAAGGATTggcttcaaattcaattcagCAGACACTCAGTTCCAATCCGAAGCAGATGGACATAATGTTTGGATATCTTAATCTCTCTCTGCATAACCTCTTACAGAATGACCACAGTGAAGCTCGCTTAGCCCTTGACAGAGCATTGAATGCTGCTGTTCCTGAATATTTTAAGCATTGCGTAAGGGAACATGCGCTGTTTATGCTTACTGATGAATCACTGTTAAAGGAGAACGGTTCTATCAGTGGCATACAGAAGATTTTGGAGCAATATTTAGGTGATGCTCCGGCTTTCCCTACCTCTGAGCCATTATCTAGAAAATTCGTTAACAACATCAAGAAGCCAAGAGTCCGGCAGCTGGTTAGTAATGTATTCAGTCCATTATCATCTGATTTTTCTGTGGTAAATTCAGTTCTTGAAGTGTGGTATGGACCATCTCTTTTACCAGAAAAGTTCAGTGAGCAAAAAAATCTGGTGGATTTTGTTGAAGCCATCTTGGACATAACTCCATCCAACTATCAGCTAGCTATTTCTGTATGCAAGATGTTAAGCAGTGGCAGCAATGCCAGTGATGTTACATCTCTCAGTGCTTTGTTTTGGGCTAGCTCGAACTTGGTCAGTGCAATCTTTCATGCTGTCCCAATTCCACCAGAGTATGTATGGGTTGAAGCTGCAGAAGTTTTGGGAAATATTGCCAGTGTTGAGGCTATTTCTGAGAGGTTTTACAAGAGAGCTTTATCTGTATATCCATTTTCCGTGAAGTTGTGGAAGTCCTATTCGATCCTTTCTATGATGACTACAGGAAATACGAACACTGTTGTGGaagcagcaaaagaaaagggcaTAGAACTTGGTTAA
- the LOC117617519 gene encoding zinc finger C3H1 domain-containing protein isoform X1 — protein sequence MEDEAMQTAPEPPNKSPNSELSPHPAKIREEGELSSDDDDENTICSVPHSTASSVPTSGAMLVPPMNKFTQGTQEGKALSGNVLASSADIRSQTSIQPTSQKINDKNRIPLKSATPGWRAPLGANDDLVIRFSDDDSDSGEKEHRIEKARETKSHVTGVVANGKPPTSSFARSNILRQTARNVDKVMPKKMSMNRTFISSMTGIRGVDSRDSGPSSVNQGSRVRNFNSMNKNVVSRERGYDQGVGLNNSKLQDLRQQIALRESELKLKSAQRTKESITHEASKSSARYSDVIEGEPKEPDKKRMKVGGSFSTQLSALGPQDIPVAKSTLSSKLPAVENNNPLEIVKIDHGQKGILIGPTESSIEKSKSQNDKHVAGILEKIPSGVKYGAGIDTKCIQSSGGSKMVDLYDTLNQGASQEIMTCNNLPKNLNTVELNQTNGDGGHLKPGSFLKKSTSGKNRLRSADHQEVIASDKKLDPSYNICQASLNNASLWNCFGNANVTANGDIHSLVEMEENLDKDLEEAQEHRRRCEIEEKKALKAYRKAQRDLLQANVRCTDLYRQRELYSANLRSFIMDNSSLIWSSRQNEQAGIGLDLANNVSENVDLIPTSGHQMHPEDDGCNPAACDSNIQCVNNARIHTSYKHLSEQNMGIEPCSEPDSSTSEPVPLLGNNGADGICSPSNELNNSADEDEDEARFSFENESVQPNVLCHKNTDFGNKQKEMDKESNRKMSIDSPQDPVLLERMLRSKLFATLGTKTLSKNSSSCNNTEEHGAENDVRSEKPQEIKGSFPFSEAERNHEGTDGQEKSSSEAPLEIQREHSVENISVNCHSNSYSEDRLYLSGNILRSTFGYMKVICPKYFIEHEAISQQSPTCINSEKVQFSNVMVEPLKETRVKLARREVGTYSTSPAIDPFWPLCMYELRGKCNNDECPWQHVKDYCNTNMHQHQHDNSGSADCQVGLTLHKKKCDDSAKVPWYNNAMTSPTYLVGLGIMKAELHSYEPVLARRNGQWWKKCFSLFLVLSNLFRKDVPEDVPFLHGNDGHMEFPVSWNRQSSYFQSSNSGVSQLTQALADNDQYLEMALLIFSQEANELEGLRKALPVLSRALEADPTSIILWIFYLLIYYSNMKSVGKDDMFSCAVKYNDRSYELWLMCINSRMQLDDRLVTYDVALSALCRHATASDIDGTYASACTLDLCLQMMDCLCMSGNIEKAIQKTFGLFPTATNFDEPNSLSLSDILTCLTFYDKCILGVCCVYLVIYRKLPDAVVQQFECQKELFEIEWPSIQLMDNEKQRATMLMETVVDSVDSYVKIESLEKSEFNIRVAHFFALNHLRCMAALGSLERCGHLLDKYLTLYPSCVELVLISARTHKHDLGDSHFERFEEALSHWPKEVPGVQCIWNQYVEYALQNGRYDFSKEVMDRWFRSVWKVHYLQIGTLDEMNCDNSDRSQGLASNSIQQTLSSNPKQMDIMFGYLNLSLHNLLQNDHSEARLALDRALNAAVPEYFKHCVREHALFMLTDESLLKENGSISGIQKILEQYLGDAPAFPTSEPLSRKFVNNIKKPRVRQLVSNVFSPLSSDFSVVNSVLEVWYGPSLLPEKFSEQKNLVDFVEAILDITPSNYQLAISVCKMLSSGSNASDVTSLSALFWASSNLVSAIFHAVPIPPEYVWVEAAEVLGNIASVEAISERFYKRALSVYPFSVKLWKSYSILSMMTTGNTNTVVEAAKEKGIELG from the exons ATGGAGGACGAAGCTATGCAGACGGCACCAGAGCCTCCGAACAAGAGCCCTAACTCGGAGCTCTCTCCCCATCCTGCCAAAATCAGGGAAGAAGGCGAGCTGTCTTCCGACGATGACGAC GAAAATACCATTTGTTCCGTTCCACATTCCACTGCTAGCAGTGTACCCACTTCAGGGGCCATGCTGGTTCCACCAATGAACAAGTTCACCCAAGGTACTCAAGAGG GTAAGGCTCTATCTGGAAATGTTCTTGCAAGCTCTGCTGATATTCGGTCCCAAACATCCATACAACCTACTTCCCAGAAAATCAATGATAAAAACCGAATACCATTAAAATCTGCCACACCAGGATGGCGTGCCCCTCTGGGCGCCAATGATGATCTTGTGATACGCTTCTCAGATGATGACAGTGATTCTGGAGAAAAAGAGCACAGGATAGAAAAAGCCAGGGAAACGAAAAGTCATGTGACTGGAGTGGTAGCCAATGGAAAACCACCTACTTCATCATTTGCCAGATCAAACATTTTACGACAGACAGCCAGGAATGTGGATAAAGTAATGCCCAAAAAAATGTCTATGAATCGTACTTTTATCTCATCGATGACCGGAATCCGTGGAGTTGATTCTAGGGATTCTGGACCTTCATCAGTTAATCAAGGATCTCGAGTTAGAAATTTTAATTCCATGAACAAAAATGTAGTGAGCCGAGAGCGTGGATATGATCAAGGTGTGGGCTTGAACAATAGTAAACTTCAGGACTTGCGGCAGCAGATTGCACTCCGGGAAAGCGAACTAAAGCTTAAGTCTGCCCAGAGAACTAAGGAATCAATTACACATGAAGCTAGTAAATCCAGTGCGAGATATTCTGATGTAATAGAGGGAGAACCAAAAGAGCCAGATAAGAAACGTATGAAAGTTGGTGGCTCTTTTTCCACCCAGCTAAGTGCACTTGGCCCACAAGATATACCTGTTGCAAAATCTACTTTATCATCTAAACTCCCAGCAGTGGAAAACAATAATCCACTGGAGATAGTTAAGATCGATCATGGCCAGAAAGGAATTTTAATAGGTCCAACAGAGTCAAGCATTGAAAAATCGAAAAGTCAAAATGATAAACATGTTGCTGGTATATTGGAAAAAATTCCTAGTGGAGTGAAATATG GTGCTGGCATCGATACTAAATGCATCCAGTCCAGTGGGGGGAGTAAGATGGTTGATCTTTATGATACACTAAACCAGGGGGCATCACAAGAAATTATGACTTGCAATAATTTGCCAAAGAACTTA AACACTGTGGAGTTGAATCAAACAAATGGGGATGGTGGCCATCTAAAACCAGGTTCCTTCTTgaaaaaatcaacatcagGAAAGAATCGACTGAGGAGTGCTGACCATCAGGAAGTCATAGCCAGTGACAAGAAACTTGATCCCTCCTACAATATATGTCAG GCATCTCTAAACAATGCAAGCCTGTGGAATTGTTTTGGTAATGCAAATGTCACAGCAAATGGTGACATACATTCCTTGGTTGAAATGGAGGAAAACCTGGATAAGGATCTGGAGGAAGCACAAGAGCATAGGAGAAGGtgtgaaattgaagaaaaaaaagctcTAAAAGCTTATCGTAAAGCACAGAGGGATCTGCTTCAGGCCAATGTTAGGTGTACTGATCTATATCGTCAAAGAGAACTATATTCTGCCAACTTGCGGTCTTTTATTATGGACAATTCCAGTTTGATATGGTCCTCAAGGCAGAATGAACAAGCTGGAATTGGGTTGGATCTCGCTAATAATGTGTCTGAAAATGTGGATCTAATACCTACCTCAGGCCATCAGATGCATCCTGAGGATGATGGTTGTAACCCAGCGGCTTGTGATTCAAACATCCAATGTGTTAACAATGCTCGTATTCACACATCATACAAGCATTTAAGCGAACAAAACATGGGGATAGAACCATGCAGTGAACCAGATTCTAGCACATCAGAGCCAGTGCCTCTTCTGGGAAATAATGGTGCAGATGGAATTTGCTCTCCATCCAATGAACTAAATAATTCAgcagatgaagatgaagatgaagcgagattttcatttgaaaatgAATCAGTCCAACCTAATGTTCTATGTCATAAAAACACAGATTTTGGAAACAAGCAAAAGGAAATGGATAAGGaatcaaatagaaaaatgTCTATTGATAGCCCCCAGGATCCTGTGCTTCTTGAAAGAATGTTGAGGTCTAAACTATTTGCAACCCTAGGGACAAAAACCTTGTCAAAGAATAGTAGTTCATGTAATAACACGGAGGAACATGGGGCTGAAAATGATGTCAGAAGTGAAAAACCCCAAGAAATTAAAGGGAGCTTTCCCTTCTCTGAAGCGGAAAGGAATCATGAAG GCACTGATGGGCAAGAAAAAAGTTCCTCTGAGGCTCCTCTTGAGATCCAAAGAGAGCACTCCGTCGAAAATATTTCTGTGAACTGCCACTCGAATTCATATTCTGAGGATAGGCTTTACTTGAGTGGTAATATCTTGAGGAGTACTTTTGGGTATATGAAAGTCATTTgcccaaaatattttatagAACATGAAGCTATAAGTCAACAGAGTCCAACTTGTATCAATTCTGAAAAAGTCCAGTTTAGCAATGTTATGGTTGAACCACTGAAAGAGACTCGGGTGAAATTAGCTAGAAGAGAAGTTGGCACTTATAGCACTAGTCCTGCTATTGATCCCTTTTGGCCACTCTGCATGTATGAGCTTCGAGGAAAATGCAACAATGATGAGTGTCCTTGGCAACATGTTAAAGACTACTGTAACACAAATATGCATCAACATCAGCATGACAATTCTGGTAGTGCTG ATTGTCAGGTTGGATTAACATTGCATAAAAAAAAGTGTGATGATTCTGCAAAAGTCCCCTGGTATAACAATGCTATGACTTCACCAACTTATCTCGTTGGCTTAGGGATTATGAAAGCTGAGCTGCATTCATATGAACCTGTTCTAGCACGGAGAAATGGTCAATGGTGGAAGAAGTGTTTCAGCCTTTTCTTAGTGTTGTCAAATTTGTTTCGGAAAGATGTTCCTGAAGATGTCCCATTCTTGCATGGAAATGATGGTCACATGGAGTTCCCTGTGAGTTGGAACAGACAGTCATCGTATTTTCAGAGTAGTAACAGCGGAGTG AGTCAACTCACACAAGCTTTGGCTGACAATGATCAATATCTGGAAATGgctcttttaattttcagcCAGGAGGCTAATGAACTTGAGGGTCTGAGGAAG gCTCTCCCTGTGCTGTCACGAGCTCTTGAGGCTGATCCAACATCCATTATTCTCTGGATTTTTTATCTGCTTATTTACTATAGCAATATGAAGTCAGTAGGGAAGGATGACATGTTCTCTTGTGCG GTCAAATACAATGATCGATCTTATGAACTTTGGCTCATGTGCATCAACAGTCGGATGCAGCTTGATGACCGATTGGTAACGTATGATGTTGCTCTCTCAGCACTGTGCCGTCATGCTACTGCTTCCGACATAGATGGAACGTATGCTAGTGCATGCACCTTAGACCTATGTTTGCAAATGATGGACTGTTTATGCATGTCTGGTAACATTGAGAAGGCCATTCAGAAAACTTTTGGACTCTTCCCCACTGCCACAAATTTTGATGAGCCTAACTCTCTGTCGCTCTCTGATATACTCACATGCCTAACTTTTTATGACAAATGTATATTAGGGGTTTGTTGTGTTTACTTGGTTATTTACAGGAAACTTCCTGATGCTGTAGTGCAACAATTTGAATGTCAAAAAGAACTCTTTGAAATTGAATGGCCTTCCATTCAATTAATGGATAATGAGAAGCAAAGGGCTACCATGCTGATGGAAACGGTAGTAGATTCTGTAGATTCATACGTGAAAATTGAATCACTTGAAAAAAGTGAGTTTAATATCAGAGTGGCACATTTTTTTGCTCTCAACCACTTAAGGTGCATGGCAGCTCTTGGCAGCTTAGAAAGATGTGGCCACCTcttggataaatatcttaCTTTGTACCCATCCTGCGTAGAACTTGTTTTAATATCAGCGCGGACACATAAACATGATCTTGGGGATTCACattttgagagatttgaagaAGCCCTTAGTCACTGGCCAAAAGAAGTCCCTGGAGTCCAGTGTATTTGGAATCAATATGTTGAGTATGCCCTTCAGAATGGAAGATATGATTTTAGTAAAGAAGTTATGGACCGCTGGTTTCGTTCTGTTTGGAAGGTTCACTATCTTCAAATTGGTACGTTGGATGAAATGAATTGTGATAACTCAGATAGATCGCAAGGATTggcttcaaattcaattcagCAGACACTCAGTTCCAATCCGAAGCAGATGGACATAATGTTTGGATATCTTAATCTCTCTCTGCATAACCTCTTACAGAATGACCACAGTGAAGCTCGCTTAGCCCTTGACAGAGCATTGAATGCTGCTGTTCCTGAATATTTTAAGCATTGCGTAAGGGAACATGCGCTGTTTATGCTTACTGATGAATCACTGTTAAAGGAGAACGGTTCTATCAGTGGCATACAGAAGATTTTGGAGCAATATTTAGGTGATGCTCCGGCTTTCCCTACCTCTGAGCCATTATCTAGAAAATTCGTTAACAACATCAAGAAGCCAAGAGTCCGGCAGCTGGTTAGTAATGTATTCAGTCCATTATCATCTGATTTTTCTGTGGTAAATTCAGTTCTTGAAGTGTGGTATGGACCATCTCTTTTACCAGAAAAGTTCAGTGAGCAAAAAAATCTGGTGGATTTTGTTGAAGCCATCTTGGACATAACTCCATCCAACTATCAGCTAGCTATTTCTGTATGCAAGATGTTAAGCAGTGGCAGCAATGCCAGTGATGTTACATCTCTCAGTGCTTTGTTTTGGGCTAGCTCGAACTTGGTCAGTGCAATCTTTCATGCTGTCCCAATTCCACCAGAGTATGTATGGGTTGAAGCTGCAGAAGTTTTGGGAAATATTGCCAGTGTTGAGGCTATTTCTGAGAGGTTTTACAAGAGAGCTTTATCTGTATATCCATTTTCCGTGAAGTTGTGGAAGTCCTATTCGATCCTTTCTATGATGACTACAGGAAATACGAACACTGTTGTGGaagcagcaaaagaaaagggcaTAGAACTTGGTTAA